The DNA sequence ATTATAATAGTTTGCCCAAAAGAAGGTCTATTTTTGGAGCATATCAAAACCGACCGAGTTGGTGGTCGGCTTTAAATGTTGGTCGAGTTTAGAGCAGTACGCTTCTCAGGTGTGTAAATTGACCACACATAACCGACCATAATCTGTGGTCGGTTTTACAGCCGAACGCCAGTTTTATTGACATCTCTACGAAGCAGATGTCACCATTAAATGATCATAATGGTGAAGTggagactgggagagctattgtgaaaggatgtaatttctttgggtttcaatctgaagtgaaacttgaggaagattcataagatcttaaagggatccagattgagtgattgcacagccaGATGATCTAAATCAGTTTGAAAGAAGATTTTGGGGATTTTGATAGCCTCACCTGAAAACAATTCAacacttagtacttgtcgggtattcagattctacttggatgtttttggctGTTACgtgggacaagccaatttgattgcttagagttactacaaaggaaaaggttatgaagatgatgaaaacagaatcttcaagttcaggactctacatttTAGAGGACTCAGTAACTTTCATGATCAAACAAAAGACCATTAAAGGGACTCGGGTGCTGGATATTatagtgagctagaagatgtcTCTTTCtccaccagctctctatgattTGCTATCCAGGACCTGATGGTCACAAACATGGTATGACttttgactagcatattatttgaatatctgtttgctagagacatatttggtatccaaattattacctcttaTGATAGAAGGCTACAGCCATGTCTAGCCTGGACAAAACTCACGAACCTTCGTTGGTGTTACAATCAACCAACAAAGATAGCAATTCCACCCCTAATATAGATGTCATATTAATCGATAATGATGCTGCTACGGACTCTAAAGTAGTTGTAGAAAGAGGTcgtgaaaagaaaagaaatgaggTGTGGAACCACTTCATGAAAAAGAGATTTGACGGTGTTTTGGAAGCTATTTGTAAATATTGTAGCAAGCAGTTGAAAGGTGCTTCAGGAAGCGGTACAATGCATTTGAAGAATCATTATGTGAAGAAACATAAGTAGAAGCCTCAAAAGAATATAAGGCAAAGGTTTTTATCAAGCAATTTTAGCAAAGATCACCCTCAACTAGTAGCTTATAATTTCGATGGCAGCAAAAGCAGAGCTAGCAGAGATAATTATCATGCATGAATATCCTCTATGTATCGTGGATCAGGTTGGATTTAAGAGATATTCAACAGTGCTTTAGCCACTCTTCAAAGTACCCTCCAGAAACACAATAAAAGTGAGATTTTTGAGATTTATGAATATGAGAAAGTGAAAACGAGTAGTTTGTTGGAGAGCATTTCAAGTCTAGTAGCCATTACAACCGATATGTGGACTGCAAATAATCAGAAAAAGGGGTATATGGCCGTCACAGCTCATTTCATATATGATTCTTGGATGTTACACAACCGTATTATGAGGTACCAAAAATATTTTCCTTCTCTATGAATcgattttatatatacacacggtTGAAGATGTTAATATACTTTAGTTGCACATATTGTGTAGTAGATCTCTTGAAGATGTTTTAGTAAACTCTATTTCTGTATTCCATTGTTTTAGTAATTGTCAATTACTAATTGACTTGTTTTGTCATTTGTGATTTCTGTTAATACCACACAACTATGAGGACTAGGGGCTGGACTCTCGACCATCGGAGCAGTGTTGTCTGCTTAGCAAATTTCAAGTTTCAACTTCCACTTTTCAATGCTGAACATATTTCAAGTTTCAACTTCCACTTTTgggatttttattttgatttatctGAATCTGTAATGTACTTTGATATTGTGGTTTGTTTTTGAACTATGAAGTACTCTGTAATGTTATTATGGAGTATACCATGGAAcgaaatatttaaattcatgttgcttaattatttacattctattttgattccaatttccaatgTAGGTGTTTTTGTAGTTCAATTATCAGCTAATTCTTTTTTTTGCACAAAGTCGGGTTTGGATAAAACCCGAACCCGGTCCGACATCCGTAAGATcggtttttgtttttcaaatctGTTCGGATTTGGACCGGGTTTGGGTTTGGTGAAAattttcgggtttggatttggatatcacATATATGCGAACTGATCCTACCTGTTAACATCCCATGATGTATTTGCTCAAGTTAAATCATTTAATTCATATATTGCTATTTGTgaaaaacttaaaatcaaataatcaaaatcaaagataaacttataataataaaaaattatgtataatatataattaaaaatgattcaaatattgatttgaagAACAATATTGGATGCATACAAAAGTGTATGCAAATATTTGGTTTAAGTACTTGTAAATCTATTTATACTAACCTTTTACCACTGCCAAGCACGGGTATATAGGTCgtagtttatttttttaattttaacatcaatttattgataatttagtatttatattaatcaactgattatattttctcacgaAAGTTCATCTCttaaaattttttatctattggtaaatatttttttgttattaatatgtgattttttattatgcaattaaatttaaatcagatttttcgTATTTTGTATATCTTTCGTATGATGAAAAAAGATACTcgctccgtcccaaaatacatgtcgctttgactttttgcacgtaatttgatgtgcaaataaaacatacttctatacattatttttgaaatttattttttctgaacaaaagtataacatccatatttttattcagaaaaagaaaatttgaaaaataatatatagacatatgtttTATTGGCACCTCAAATTACATGAAAAAAGTTAAGGTGACAtatattgtgggacggagggagtatttgggTGTAAGAGATTAAAGTTAGAAAGGATTACTGTAATGGTTGGTGTTTGTATTGCAATAGAACACATTCGAGTTGAAAAGAGTTATCTGAAGGTGCTTGTTAaagaaatatattcaaaattggatatttataattttatttttaatgtcattataattgtttttataaaatattatatgataatatgttGTCATCTCTAAGACTAAAActatttaacaatgtaagagtaataTGAGAGAGACTAccgaacaaaaaaatataaccaaaattttgaactacaaattatatccatgttgactattattatagtataatacAGACACATTATAGTTTTCACAAATCAATATATACACTTcctcattaaaaaaattgagttattattttatgtagttttcacttttttttatatatgtcattTTAAAGGATAATGAGACTCTTATTTAATCAATAGCACTATAACCCTTTCATATACAAATTACTTATTTAATTCATTGACCGAATTGgaccagaaatatatataaagagacattaataattggaaaaaaaaaacaaaacatttaTATGGATATTGGTAGAATTTCCAATCAATCCGAAGGGCAGTAATAATTTtggcaaattaaaaaaaacaagcaGAAATAACGGTACAAGTAAATTCCCTTCCCCTAGAGCTTAAGATCCAAATCCACAGCATTCTCTTCTTCATGCCCTATTGCAGGACCGCTTCTTGCTCCACCGGGTAGAGGAGCGGTGGGTGCAACAGAAGGCCCCAACAGATCAGGCACTTCAAAAAACCTGGAACTTCTGATGGCATGACCCCGTTGAGAGGCTGGTGGAGGAAGATTCAGGGAGGATCCTGCCGCAGGTCTAAGAGGTGTCAGAGCAGCTGATGCGGTAGCAGCCTGAGTTGCATACTCCTCTCTTCTCCTCTTGTTCTGAGGATTGATGCCCTGGTAGTGGGTCTCAGCCTGCCGCTTTTCCGCTTGACGCTGCTCCTTGTGAGCCTTTTGGTGCCCACCCAGGGCCTGGTGGGTAGAGAAGGTTATGTCACAATAAGTGCAACCATAAGTTGTTGCACTGGCCGGTGCTATGTTGCTGGTGGTATTCAGTGACGTTGAAGAATCGGCCGGTTGTGTCCTTCTAATGGAGGAAGAGGACGAGAAGATAGAGAAGGAATTAGACATTTTTTGGTGCAGCTAGAGATGTGTTCGGCTCAAATGATGTTTGTGTTTGTAAGAATACCTTTAAATACataactatgtcatattaagtGTATCTTATGTATTTATTACTAATGTAATTTATTACAAGATACTGGATTTACAAATCTTGTATCTAAAATCTCTTTAATCGgatattatatcaaaaaaatatctacattaattttatatataaaaaaatctattgGATACGATTTTTATTCATTCTAACTAATTAATTTTATGCATGCACTTAATTTCCTAAAATCTTAATGATGAGTTTGCTAGAGACTACTCGGATAAATttgtcaaacaaacaaaataagagtatacctctttaaatatatgattttctcgTAATATGAAATATTCTTCACAATTTTCATTATTAATGTAATTTCATACAAGATATCGTATAAAATCCAAGTATACTCTTATTTTGTTAACTAATTTATCACATAcgcaagatttttttttttaactaatttattttttccggTCATTCTAGTTTCCTTTTGTATATATGGTGGTGAACATTATATGCAAATTTATCATATGCTATGTAGATTTTGGAGTTGGGCTTTTTGGACTACACATATATTGGAGTCTTAATTTGAAGACCCAATATActttcttaatttaaaattctacatTAACTACGGTGTACATGTCCTGATTGTATAATAGTACATACGCTTTAGTCTCTCTTTTTCCACCCATCTAAAGTCTGTTACCGGTCAACTATTCCTGCAGTTTTTATCCTAACCCAAACTAAGAAGCTATTAATATAAACACGGCAGAAAAGAATGTGGGACTAGAAAATGGACATATGGGGATTAACTTCTTGGATCATTTGGAGTACTACAAAAATGAGTTCACCTACGGGGGcttcatcatttttttaattcatcATTTGCAGAACAACCGGAAAACTATAATCTCAAAAGAAAATCATTGTGGAACAACTCTGAAATTGATTCACCATTTGCAGAACAACCGAAAAAGTATAATCTAGAATGAAAATCATTGTGGAACAACTCAGGAATAAATTTAAGGACAACTACAAGAAGCAGAAGAGGTAAGCATAGAAAAAGATGACCTTTATGTCTCATTCACTATATGACCTTGGCATCTCATAATTAGCCCCAAAATCCATTCACGTAAATTCCAGATAATTGTCACCAACTGGATTTCAGCACACCCATCCCACTGAGTTTAGACATTCTGAGCTAGAACTTTTAGGTATGTTAGTCTGCGGAAGGAGTTTCTCCTCTTTAGTAGGATTTTAATCTGTTGCAATAGGAATCTGGATTTGCAGGACCTCGAACAGTGATGTTCCAGTGGCTTCATTTGCCAGGAGATCCTATGATGCTAGACTCTGTCCGAACCTTACACCGTATAATAATAAAGATAGAACATATAAGGAAGCATAATATACACAgcattaacaaaaataaaaggcCAACCGTTAGATTTGAAGGAAATGGACGGACCAGATGGAGGACTCCAATACTCGAAATAATATTAATCTCCACAGAACTTACAGAACTTGAGCCAGAGATTTTATGATTGGAACAACTTATGTTGATGATTAAAATTAATACATAGTTCTTTATTCTTTTACAAAAGcatcatatatttatagttaaatttaatatttgaaagaTTTCAAAAGGTAATAGagctaaaaaaatcaaatcacccatattcattaaatataataataattcctaGTGTTATACGTTCTTTCAAATTGATAGAAAAATGCTCATAATCAGTCGCACAACTTTTAACCAACAAGGTACAATCATAATCGGCTTTAAATCAAGTTCTCTAGATGGATGTTAATTATTCAATCATACCACTTATAGCATATAAACTAGCCGATATTAATGCGCTAAAGCTTTAGAGTATGTACTTATAAGTGATCGTTAGGGTTGTTCTAGTTGATTAGGCTACATTCTGTcttatattaatgtatatatgtgtgtgtatgtatgtgtgtgtgtgtgtgtgtgtctatatatatatatatatatatatatatatatatatatatatatatggaaagaCTCGTTTAGGTTTTCATTGAGACCAAGTCTAATTTTCCCATGTACGTGTAAATTTCCTTGTAGGATGAGAAGTCTTGAAAATCATCCCTTTATAGAATCTAATCCGgtttttaattagccatttaCTTAGTCAATTATTTAtccataaatttcaaaattaattagtgCTTGGCGGGCCTAATTCTTTAACCGCGCTTGTATTTGCACGGATCGAGGTCATATCTAATTTTTGCATTTATTGTGTCTTCTAGGGTATTTTTTTGGCCCTTATCGTTTTGCTCCCAACTTTCTGGAAACATTTTGAAATTATCGCGGATGTTTTTGTTCTTCGGTTATTTCTATTCCTCCTTTTGTCTTTCGGACCAAAGTTTGCATTTCCGACCTCTGTAGTTTGTAGGAAATAAAGAGAGTTGGTCGGTTTTCACCTCATAATCGATCACCGACCGACCAATTGTGTTGTTCTTTAAAACATGGTCATAAATAACTGATCGATAGAAAATGAAACTTTGAACCGACCGACGACCGACCGCTATCTTCTAGATTCATTATTACCATACTTGGTCGGAAATTACCAAAATTGGATAGTTTTCAAGGGAGTAAATTTCAGAAACGGCAGTATTTACATTATAAACTATACCATATCCTTGTTATTTTACCAAACCAACAATGCACAAACAATCACAAATTTCAAACCCAAAACAAAAAAGCAATATCCATTAATTTACTAAGACATAATTTAAAAGTTAACAAGCATTTATATacagggataggatcaaataaaaacttttttaagttacaaacttacaaaaattttttattctcccatcgagttaatccttagttatataaagtattcatgttgaaaattctttaaaaaacatcacaatttttaaatataacgcataaataaattgcgcattcaacacatttgtaactaggGTTCAACATCGaatgtagaacactaattatcattatgttgaatatatctataaagatacttaaactatacctctatgGTTTGGGTGGGgtttagatatataaatattagttatataatatgtttaacttagttcttacattcaaaaattagtttatgtacttctccaacacagtttcaatcgatgttcaacaaaatatgttagaaaatgttgaactcaaattatatatatgttgaacgcagaaaatttgtaagtttgtaagtttgtaccaaaacccacccctatatatatatatatatatatatatatatccctttaACGAAACGCTCCAAACCATGCAAATGCACTTTACAACTAATCAACAGTAGTTAGTTAGGTCTCGGTTAACAAAAGCAACAGTTTAACAATTCATCATCCCCATAAATATTCATCATCCCCATAAATAATCATCATCCCCACCAATGTTGTTCTCAGAACTTTCACCATTAGTAACATCCTTATTTTCTTGCAAAAATTCATCATTTGTCATTATGTCCTACTACATAAAATACAAACACACAAATATTCACTAATATATCATTTCCAATTTACATTTGTACCATTTACATAAATCATAcactatatcatcttaattCACTATTTGTGTGTGTGGGCGCGCGCCGGTGCTTGTGTCAATCTATATGCACAATAAAGTAGAAAATTTAGTAGAAATTACAAAACTACGTGCACATAACATTACATCTATGATAATACTTATATAGACCGGAAACATATAAActgcacaaatatatatatatatatatatatatacttatctaCGTACAGCTTGGGTTCCAGCCTCGTATTTGTTGCAAATGTCGGTCATGATTGTCGTGACAACGTTCACAACCTCTTTAAAGAAAATGGAGTTGAAGCTGCCTCTAGTCTCCGGATCAGAAACTTCGAGAAGGTTCCTAGCAAGACCTTCTAGCTCTGCATTATCCAACTGTGGATGGAAATGACCGGGGATTGCTTGTACATTAGTGAGAGCATGGGGAACGACTTGCACAAATAGCAGGTCAGGTATATTTGAGCGGTTGGGGACAGAGGATGAGGAACTTGCACCTCCCCTAGTCTTTTCTCTAAAACGGTGAGCCAAATTTCAACTGTGTGTTTGCAGGGACGGTTGAGAATCCAACAAGTCGATTCTTTTTTGGCTTGTTTGTACGGTCGATTCTTTTTTGGCTTGTTTGTGCGGTCTGTTGTTCTTTGCATCCACCTCTCTATGGCTCAGAGAAATCTGAGCGAGGTGTTAGGTCAACTCTGAATTCATTTATCTGAATCTGTAATGTACTTTGATATTGTGGTTTGTTTTTGAACTATGAAGTACTCTGTAATGTTATTATGGAGTATACCATGGAACgtaatatttaaattcatgttgcttaattatttacattctattttgattccaattttcaatGTAGGTGTTTTTGTAGTTCAATTATGAGCtaattctttttttgaataaagtcGGGTTTCGATAAAACCCGAACCCGGTCCGACATCCGTAGGATCgggttttgtttttcaaatctGTTCGGGTTTGGACCGGGTTTGCATTTGGTGAAAattttcgggtttggatttggatatcacATATATGCGAACTGATCCTACCTGTTAACATCCCATGATGTATTTGCTGAAGTTAAATCATTTAATTCATATATTGTTATTTGTgaaaaacttaaaatcaaataatcaaagtCAAAGATaaacttataataataaaaaattatgtataatctacactatactataaaaagccaacatatgtataatttgtagtcgtacaaaattttgctttggtactctcctctaaaactaaaagtctacaagtagatatctattaaactgtttcatatactaaaaacactccttatgtatattaatatcttattaaatataatttataatcaatatatatatatataaaggaggatgcggacgtctctagaattgctcgattcagtcttctgatttttcttaaattttgaataaaaattataattataattcaaaaaatcaagttcaagaattttaaaggtaatacaattctctTCTTATTTGATTCTCATGATAGTACTCTAGAATCTAGAAAAAGGATtctaaaaatcaggttcaagtatTATAAAGACAAAAGGACCGTGAAAATAgtataattcttaaaaaaaataactatttaaGAGACGCATAATCTTAAATCTTTCGTtatattcactattttttttattcaagtgCCAACTGCAAGCACGAGGAATTTCCTTACTACCATCGCATAAAATTCTCATGATAAGCTCCGGTTTCAACTGCAAcaccataattaattatattcatgTTTGCATTCTTCTTCTGTCCAACAGCATCATTGGAATAGAATGGTTGGATTCAATCTtacaattttcttaaatttcggatagaaaataaaattataatctaaaacctggttcaagtacttttatagataaaaaaaaaaaaaaggattgcaaagatagtacaattctcttacttatttaggaatcataaacaAGTAGgattcttcaaaataatttttatccaattataatcattaattttattataattagaataatttttatatttatttaaactaacaatcatagataaaatgattcttgattagtattgtgtttgacgggcacgagAGGCGgcctaaactaatttttatctaaataacaataatttttctatcagtattatgtttgatggaaaagcggctaaaataattttttatctatgttataatatatatattttaaaacgggaccacgattcatattaatttttatccaattataatttttaagttcatcataattagaataatttttattattattgtgatTGAGAGTAAGGAGACtcaaactaaaatctaaattatattgttttgttattagcattgtgtttgacaagtGAGCAGCTCAAACtaaattttatctatattattatatttaattttatcataattataataataattaattataatatttttattattgatatgtttaacgggaacaagactcaaaataacttttatgcaattataatattatttcgtatcaaaatttataaaaaagattctttatttgtattgtgtttgaggggaggacggcccaaattaatttttatctaaataataataaattttctattagtattatgtttgaagggaaagtagctaaaacaattttttgtctaaatttataaaaaattcataacgccgccgccgcgaagcgctgcttttttcactagttagttaaaaaaagttgaaactactgttaaataacatatattaatattaaaaattacttatagataaacgtctaactaattataaatatacaattttgaatatcttttgtctaaaatacatataaataatcaaagacgctactttttaattataacgtattctactcgaaatttaacacttacgtattctatttcattacaaacacgagcCATTACGTAagatatgaagatatatgaaatatgaaaaatttcatttaaattgaataataaactgtcacatattaatatagaaaatatttatagatagataataaattgtgaaagctaaatttccgttagaagatataacgagttggttaatataatttaactaaaatctaatttattaatactaaaatactaataaaatggtgttatgaattaaattataattaataaattacaaatcatatacccgcccgtgctttgcacggggttaaaggctagtatataattaaaaatgattcaaatattgatttaaagAACGGTATTGGATGCATACAAAAGTGTATGCAAACATTTGGTTAAAGTACTTGTGAATCTATTTATACTAACCTTTTACCACTGCTAAGCACGGGTATATAGGTCgtagtttatttttttaattttaacatcaatttattgataatttagtatttatattaatcaactgattatattttctcacgaaagttcatcttttaaaattttttatctattggtaaatatttttttgttattaatatgtgatattttattattcaattaaatttaaatcagatttttcgTATTTTGTATATCTTTCGTATGATGAAAAAAGATACTcgctccgtcccaaaatacatgtcgctttgactttttgcacgtaatttgatgtgcaaataaaacatacttctatacattatttttgaaattttctttttctgaaaaaagtataacatccatatttttattcagaaaaagaaaatttgaaaaataatatatagacatatgttttattggcacctcaaattacgtgaaaaaagttaaagtgacatgtattgtgggacggagggagtatttgagtGTAAGAGATTTTAGAAAGGGTTACGTAATGGTTGGTGTTTGTATTGCAATAGAAAACGTTcgagttaaaaagagttatctGAAGATGTTAAAGAAATGTATTCaaaattggatatttataattttatttttaatgtcattataattttttttataaaatattatatgataatatgttGTCATctctaaaactaaaactatttaacaatgtaagagtaatagGAGGGAGActaccaaacaaaaaaatataaccaaaattttgaactacaaattatacctatgttgacTATTATTATAGTACTAGCAGAGACTAAAATTAGAAAGGGTTACGTAATGGTTGGTGTTTGTATTGCAATAAAACACGTTcgagttaaaaagagttatctGAAGGTGCTTGCTAaagaaatatattcaaaatcgaatatttataattttatttttaatgtcattataatttttttataaaatgttatATGATAATATGTTGTCATctctaaaactaaaactatttaacaatgtaagagtaatagGAGGGAGActaccaaacaaaaaaatataaccaaaattTTGAACTACAAATTATAGCCATGTTGACTATTATTATAGTACTAGCCTTTAActcgtgcaaagcacgggcgggtatataattcgtaatttattaattataatttaaatcttaacaccattttattagtattttagtattaatgaattggattttaattaaattatattaaccaattgattatatcttctaacgaaatttagctttcacaatttagtatctatctataaatattgttctgatattaatatgtgacagtttattattcaattaattttaaatcaaaattttcatatttcatatatcatcATATGTTACGTATGGTTTGTGTTTGTAATGgaatagaacacgttagagttaaatttcaagtagaatacgttataattaaatagtagcgtctctaattatttatatgtattttagacaaaatatatttaaaattgtatatttaaaattagttatacatttatttataagtatttttttaatattaatatatgttattaacagtagtttcacctttttcaactaattataaattatatttaaaaagatattaatatacataagtaGTATTTTCAGGATATGAAACcgtttaatagatatctacatgatgtagacttttagttttagaagAGAGTATCAAACCAAGACtaacaaaccaaaattttgtacgactacacaTACATGATAATTTTCACAaatcaatactccctccgtcccaccaggttctttacgttacttttcggcacgcattttaaggctcatataaagtatacttacattatatatatatttttaaaaaaattcttgaaaaaaagtttgaagtttaaacttttattcaaaaaaagaaaaaatcaaaaatatattatagaactatattttacgagagcctcaaaatgcgtgcaaacagtgtacgtaaacttcctgttgggacggagggagtatatacacttcctcataaaaaaaaataagttattattttatgtaattttcacttttttttatatatgtcattTTAAAGGATAATGAAACTCTTATTTAATCAATAGAACTATAACtctttcatataaaaattacttatttaATTCATTGACCGAATTGGacgagaaatatatataaagagacattaaaaattgaagaaaaaaaacaaaacatttaTATGGATATTGGTAAAATTTCCAGTCAATCTCAAGGGCAGTAATAATTTTGGCAAATCAAAAAAACAAGCAGAAATAACGGTACAAGTAAATTCCCTTCCCCTAGAGCTTAAGATCCAAATCCACAGCATTCTCTTCTTCATGCCCTATTGCAGGACCGCTGCTTGCTCCACCGGGTAGAGGAGCGGTGGGTGCAACAGAAGGCCCCAACAGATCAGGCACTTCAAAAAACCTGGAACTTCTGATGGCATGACCCCGTTGAGAGGCTGGTGGAGGAAGATTCAGGGAGGATCCTGCAGCAGGTCTAAGAGGTGTCAGAGCAGCTGATGCGGTAGCAGCCTGAGTTGCATACTCCTCTCTTCTCCTCTTGTTCTGAGGATTGATGCCCTGGTAGTGGGTCTCAGCCTGCCGCTTTTCCGCTTGACGCTGCTCCTT is a window from the Daucus carota subsp. sativus chromosome 8, DH1 v3.0, whole genome shotgun sequence genome containing:
- the LOC108197942 gene encoding zinc finger protein 4-like, whose product is MSNSFSIFSSSSSIRRTQPADSSTSLNTTSNIAPASATTYGCTYCDITFSTHQALGGHQKAHKEQRQAEKRQAETHYQGINPQNKRRREEYATQAATASAALTPLRPAAGSSLNLPPPASQRGHAIRSSRFFEVPDLLGPSVAPTAPLPGGARSGPAIGHEEENAVDLDLKL
- the LOC108197937 gene encoding zinc finger protein 4-like, with the protein product MSNSFSIFSSSSSIRRTQPADSSTSLNITSNIAPASATTYGCAYCDITFSTHQALGGHQKAHKEQRQAEKRQAETHYQGINPQNKRRREEYATQAATASAALTPLRPAAGSSLNLPPPASQRGHAIRSSRFFEVPDLLGPSVAPTAPLPGGASSGPAIGHEEENAVDLDLKL